In Hoplias malabaricus isolate fHopMal1 chromosome 6, fHopMal1.hap1, whole genome shotgun sequence, a single window of DNA contains:
- the pogza gene encoding pogo transposable element with ZNF domain isoform X3 codes for MNGACLTPDINTAVQDGSLTISPTPFGCTAESPSILAVQSSGVTTNDVSDVPEQVSPNVLQQIQMAATSTDKQSLYITSQEHSSIHENITSPVGYLLPTSTGQSVAFLTSAHTSQIITAQLASASSSSESRGPGKYTTVQFPLSLTIHGPSGIQSLTAVAEAGMPALSTTKLLPLSSPADPAAETTTPHSPAVVSPLVQAPEVPESLPNRTVTEAVPSHTDPPSVTTQKVPVAVTTQNFPVAVITQKTPVAVSTPNVALSKQQGPVAVTTCKFPVSMSTHAIPTAVPSVKVPVEVPSHNVPSSVSTRALVSTHAVTTRPPGLSIPGTVPTQATSWVPNQQAPKPQAQISSSHAVITKVFQGASRPPQICSVCGASYKVVHSLRGYLCQCNQELIKNFQALSVQPRKRKARRVSQRSPVAPLSSSTSASGWQLSASPLHSHTSLKNITTSEIPEGVLSPGTGDYDQYGKLIILVEDFFYGKDPGQPVLIENNQVACMMKCHLCDKRLKNNIKLMNHMKHHMEMDLQMDDMDCHTMCQHCFRNFSTPFTLQCHVETVHSQVECTALCKICELSFENEPLFLNHMKNTHKPGEMPYVCQVCNFRSSFYQDVIAHFRELHKDTNYLQCPYCLKVFKYSNSYQMHYSKHQKKSVQHCDKCRLQFLYSKEKADHKTLFHQTHLKPVQLLGLKPGTKVTIRAYTVRKIDDSSSFQASNMNAQAPALKVISNLAPSVPVPQCASQKITPTKRKPVESMLEIMTKFQSQCEPAKKRFCMECNFEIPDFSSHFPTCVYCSLCHYRTCCSRAYANHMISNHVSRKTTTKYLNLYKPCPKLGTLSCYTCEYTTEVGDLMAKHLVAHPAHHSSHCKFSEGFSRGYKRFVYIPSDLIRFGQRQSTGTFVPLHLLQVGQDALSNPNRLATHTTQVINLPVRSAHMPSIPVQVQPVDQSTVPDENCGTEPKDSNSQNRGLLTGARAQSENTVGGSLTLGQLKIIFYALCFGVPQAANHFDTQPKEVQSLICKRQLQLGLLKNRKGLNSRGSDQMAEWVLCQHEQQLPITEGNLFSKALEIVSKEGGPGISYEWAVDFLLQRNLGLQALATTRQLLPPKAQEHVQYFTQFMTKQVTSQGFGKSFIGAMDELSIFIDIEQLDPASADSSSMMSAFKLVDDSDPLMDIVVVGLADGTILPTMLFLKGEPPSPDAPSLPNIIVLEAKPEGFSDEERLQLWLDKVWRPHVDPSSGGKGLLVMDTYRGHISDDFLASLNSANTLPGIVPRSCSCHLQPLEACVGPVLREFLQARWSQHVMEAPQDLIGAEPTELAFMLATWLMEVMDVISAKPELLQRSFDHVLSSSSEMKPADLSKLVHTLTEALIFTTFQGQEAEETVYLEENSTSDVTFMSPLPSPPANSQALKKIFEKDSDLESFHGFEDAEMADC; via the exons ATGAATGGGGCATGTCTTACACCGGACATAAACACTGCAG TGCAAGATGGATCTCTAACAATCTCTCCAACACCCTTTGGCTGTACTGCAGAATCTCCTTCTATTCTTGCTGTTCAGTCTTCAGGAGTGACAACTAATGATG TTTCTGATGTACCAGAGCAGGTTTCACCCAATGTTCTGCAACAGATTCAAATGGCAGCAACTAGCACTGATAAACAGTCCCTCTACATCACTTCACAG GAACATTCAAGCATACATGAGAACATTACAAGCCCTGTAGGTTATCTTCTACCTACTTCGACTGGCCAATCTGTGGCTTTTCTAACTTCTG CTCATACAAGCCAGATCATTACTGCACAGCTTGCTTCCGCATCAAGCTCATCAGAATCAAGAGGTCCAGGAAAATATACTACTGTTCAGTTCCCACTCAGCCTCACCATTCATGGCCCATCTGGCATACAAAGCCTTACTGCTGTAGCTGAAGCTGGGATGCCTGCACTTTCAACTACCAAACTCCTCCCTCTGTCTTCACCAGCTGACCCAG CAGCAGAGACCACCACTCCACATTCACCTGCAGTTGTGAGCCCATTAGTGCAGGCTCCAGAAGTTCCTGAGTCACTGCCGAACCGCACAGTTACTGAGGCTGTGCCCTCTCACACAGATCCACCATCTGTGACCACCCAAAAGGTTCCAGTGGCTGTTACCACCCAAAACTTTCCAGTGGCTGTAATCACACAAAAGACTCCAGTGGCTGTATCCACCCCAAATGTTGCTCTATCCAAACAACAGGGTCCAGTGGCTGTAACCACCTGTAAGTTTCCAGTGTCAATGTCCACCCACGCAATCCCTACCGCAGTGCCTTCTGTCAAGGTTCCTGTTGAAGTGCCCAGCCATAATGTTCCCTCATCAGTGTCCACTAGAG CCTTGGTGTCCACCCATGCAGTTACAACACGACCACCTGGTCTTTCAATCCCAGGCACAGTACCCACCCAGGCCACTTCTTGGGTTCCAAATCAGCAGGCCCCCAAGCCACAAGCGCAAATCTCTTCTTCTCATGCAGTTATTACAAAAG TATTTCAGGGGGCATCCAGGCCACCACAAATCTGTTCTGTCTGTGGTGCTTCTTACAAAGTTGTTCACTCACTTCGTGGCTACTTGTGT CAATGCAATCAGGAGCTCATAAAAAATTTTCAGGCATTGTCTGTTCAGCCCAGAAAAAGAAAGGCAAGACGAGTCTCACAGAGAAGCCCTGTTGCTCCTTTATCATCTTCTACCTCTGCTAGTGGCTGGCAACTTTCAGCCTCTCCTCTTCATTCTCATACTTCTCTGAAAAATATTACTACCTCTGAGATTCCAGAAGGAGTTCTCAGTCCTGGCACTGGGGACTATGACCAGTATGGCAAGCTAATTATTCTTGTGGAAGACTTTTTCTATGGAAAGGACCCTGGTCAGCCAGTTCTGATAGAGAATAACCAAGTGGCATGCATGATGAAATGCCATCTCTGTGACAAAAGATTGAAGAACAACATCAA GCTGATGAACCACATGAAGCACCACATGGAAATGGATCTCCAGATGGATGACATGGATTGCCACACTATGTGCCAGCATTGCTTCCGGAATTTTTCCACACCTTTCACTTTACAGTGCCATGTTGAAACTGTTCACAGCCAAGTAGAATGCACAG CTTTGTGTAAAATCTGTGAGCTTTCTTTTGAAAATGAGCCACTCTTTCTGAATCACATGAAAAACACTCACAAGCCTGGTGAAATGCCATACGTGTGTCAG GTTTGCAATTTCCGTTCCTCCTTCTACCAAGATGTTATAGCTCATTTTAGAGAGCTTCACAAAGACACAAACTATCTACAATGTCCTTATTGCCTGAAAGTGTTTAAGTACAGCAACAGTTACCAGATGCACTACAGCAAGCATCAA AAAAAGTCAGTACAACATTGTGACAAGTGCAGACTGCAGTTCCTGTACTCAAAAGAAAAGGCAGATCATAAGACATTATTTCATCAGACCCATCTCAAGCCTGTGCAACTATTGGGGCTTAAACCTGGAACCAAG GTAACCATTCGAGCCTATACTGTGAGGAAGATAGATGACAGCTCTAGCTTCCAAGCATCTAACATGAATGCTCAAGCTCCTGCTCTGAAGGTCATTTCAAACCTTGCACCTTCAGTTCCTGTGCCTCAGTGTGCTTCCCAAAAAATTACACCTACTAAGAGGAAGCCTGTCGAGAGCATGCTGGAAATCATGACTAAGTTTCAGAGCCAGTG TGAACCAGCAAAAAAGCGCTTTTGCATGGAATGTAACTTTGAGATTCCAGATTTTTCCAGTCActttccaacgtgtgtttactGCTCTTTGTGTCACTACCGCAcctgctgctccagagcttaTGCAAACCACATGATCAG TAACCATGTTTCTCGCAAAACCACGACTAAATACCTGAACCTGTACAAGCCCTGTCCAAA GTTAGGTACACTGAGCTGCTATACATGTGAATACACCACTGAGGTTGGAGACTTGATGGCCAAACACCTGGTTGCTCATCCTGCCCACCATTCTAGCCACTGCAAGTTCAGTG AGGGATTTTCCCGTGGCTACAAAAG gttTGTCTACATACCAAGTGACCTGATTCGATTTGGGCAGAGGCAGAGTACCGGGACATTTGTGCCTCTTCATTTATTGCAAGTTGGTCAGGATGCACTTTCCAACCCGAATAGACTTGCAACTCATACTACTCAGGTCATTAACCTCCCTGTTAGATCTGCTCACATGCCATCAATTCCCGTTCAAGTACAACCTGTTGATCAAAGCACTGTGCCTGATGAGAACTGTGGGACAGAACCAAAAGATTCAAATTCACAGAACAGAGGGCTTTTAACAGGTGCCCGAGCTCAGTCAGAAAATACGGTGGGAGGATCCCTTACTTTAGGCCAGCTCAAAATTATATTCTATGCCCTGTGTTTTGGTGTTCCTCAGGCAGCTAACCACTTTGACACTCAACCAAAGGAAGTCCAGTCCTTGATATGTAAGCGTCAGCTTCAACTTGGGCTACTGAAAAATAGAAAAGGGTTGAATTCTCGTGGAAGTGATCAGATGGCCGAGTGGGTGTTGTGTCAGCATGAGCAGCAGCTACCTATAACTGAAGGGAACCTCTTTTCCAAAGCTTTGGAGATTGTGAGCAAAGAAGGTGGGCCAGGGATCTCTTATGAGTGGGCAGTGGATTTTCTGTTGCAGCGCAACCTAGGTTTACAGGCACTGGCCACGACTAGGCAATTACTACCTCCTAAAGCTCAGGAACATGTGCAATATTTTACTCAATTCATGACCAAGCAGGTCACATCACAGGGCTTTGGTAAATCTTTCATTGGTGCGATGGATGAGCTCTCTATCTTCATTGACATAGAGCAGTTAGACCCAGCCTCTGCTGATTCCTCGTCCATGATGTCTGCTTTCAAGTTAGTTGATGATTCTGATCCTCTTATGGACATTGTAGTTGTAGGCCTAGCTGATGGAACCATTTTACCAACAATGCTCTTTCTAAAAGGTGAGCCCCCCAGTCCAGATGCTCCATCCTTGCCAAACATCATTGTCTTAGAGGCAAAGCCAGAGGGGTTTTCAGATGAAGAAAGACTACAGCTATGGCTTGACAAAGTTTGGCGTCCACATGTGGACCCAAGTTCTGGAGGGAAAGGGTTGCTTGTTATGGACACTTACCGTGGACACATTTCTGATGACTTCCTGGCATCACTCAACAGTGCCAATACTCTTCCAGGCATAGTCCCTCGTTCCTGCTCCTGCCATTTGCAGCCTCTGGAGGCCTGTGTTGGACCTGTGCTGCGAGAGTTCCTGCAAGCTCGCTGGAGCCAGCATGTGATGGAAGCACCACAAGATCTAATTGGTGCTGAACCCACTGAACTGGCTTTTATGCTTGCAACTTGGTTGATGGAGGTGATGGATGTTATATCAGCAAAGCCAGAACTTCTACAGCGTAGTTTTGACCATGTGTTGAGCTCTTCCTCAGAAATGAAACCTGCAGACCTTTCTAAGTTAGTGCATACTCTGACAGAAGCACTCATTTTCACTACATTTCAGGGCCAAGAAGCTGAGGAAACAGTGTATTTGGAGGAAAACAGTACATCAGATGTTACTTTTATGAGCCCTTTGCCTTCCCCACCAGCCAATTCCCAGGCTCTGAAAAAGATCTTTGAGAAAGACAGTGATCTAGAATCCTTCCATGGTTTTGAAGATGCTGAAATGGCAGATTGctaa